A genomic stretch from Eretmochelys imbricata isolate rEreImb1 chromosome 24, rEreImb1.hap1, whole genome shotgun sequence includes:
- the LOC144279409 gene encoding phospholipase A2 inhibitor and Ly6/PLAUR domain-containing protein-like — MRTPLLLCLLSALLETGTCVSCEVCISACHSCTGSVQVCSEDTNSCGIIKTETVVGEIKSLTFMKTCVSSSQCGLDPVLMTLGNGISTSTSTACCMGQACNTASFPASPANTTLNGLRCPACYSLFSHHCSEEIVDCPGAQTHCIHVSGTMKSGGTTIHTTMKGCATESACTYRPPYKPFRGFSMNFTTAECRPASRVAP, encoded by the exons ATGAGGAcacctctcctcctctgcctcctctcggcactgctggagacag ggaccTGTGTTTCGTGCGAGGTTTGCATCAGCGCATGTCACAGCTGTACGGGCAGTGTCCAAGTCTGCAGTGAAGATACGAATTCCTGCGGGATTATTAAAACAGAAACCGTAGTAG GCGAGATTAAGAGTCTGACCTTTATGAAGACCTGTGTGTCCTCCAGCCAGTGCGGCCTCGATCCTGTTTTAATGACTTTGGGGAACGGGATATCCACGAGCACGAGCACCGCCTGCTGTATGGGGCAGGCCTGTAATACAGCCTCCTTTCCCG catccccGGCTAACACCACCCTGAACGGCCTCCGCTGCCCAGCTTGCTACTCTTTGTTTTCTCATCACTGCAGTGAAGAGATCGTCGACTGCCCAGGAGCCCAGACCCACTGCATCCATGTCAGCGGTACCATGAAAAGCG GTGGGACAACCATACACACCACCATGAAAGGCTGCGCCACCGAGTCCGCCTGCACCTATAGGCCACCGTACAAACCCTTCAGGGGGTTCAGTATGAATTTCACCACGGCCGAATGCAGACCAGCCTCCCGTGTGGCTCCATAA